The DNA region CCATCGGTGACGGTCACGGGGACCACCGCGGGAGTGGCGAACCGGTTCTCGAGGTCCACCATCGCGACGAAGTAGTCGCCGGGGTCGAGGCCGGTCAGGCGGTAGCGGCCGGCGGGGTCGGTCACGGCCCGACCACCGACGGCACCGCTCGACGCGGCCGCCGCACCCGTGCGAACCGCGAGCACGGTGATCCCGTCGACGGGAGCGCCGCCGGCGAGCTCGGTCACCGTGCCGGCCACCGAGCCTCGGGCAGGGGCGAGCGCGCCGGACACCGTCGTGAGCGAGCCCGATGTGACCGTGACCGTGGTGATGCCCTCGGGGGTCGGGCGGTCCTCGTACCACTCGTAGCCGTGGGCCCCGGTCGGGTCGGCGAACTCGATGGCGTAGTCGCCGGGTGCGAGCTCGAGTCGGTAGTCGCCGTTGGCGTCGGCGTTCGCGGCGGCCAGCAGCGTGTAGTCGTCGCGGCGCAGGGCGAGCACGGCGGCGCCGGGGATCGGGTCGCCCGAGCCGTCCTCGGTGACGCGACCGGTGATCCCGGTTCCGGGGTCGCGGACCCCCAGCTTCACCACGCGGTCCGTGGTGGTCGTGACGTACACCTCACCTGCGGCGATGGTGATGCCGGTGGGGCCGGGAATGGTCCAGCGGCCGAGCACGGTGCCGGTGGCGGTGAGCTTGCGCACCTCGTTCAGGCTGGGGACCGTCATCCACAGGTTGCCCTGGAGGTCCAACGCGACCTCGTGGGCGCTGTAGGCCGAGGTCGGGCCGAGGGTCAGCGACCCGAGGAACGTGCCACTGAGGTCGTACGTGTCCATCGTCTGGCCGGCGCCCACGAGGTGCAACACGCCCGCCGAGGTGATCCAGATCCCCGACGGTCGGTAGCGGTTGCCGGCGTTCGGGAAGGTCGTCACCAGCGTGCCGGTGGGCGTGAAGCGCCGGACGGTGTTGCGGCCACCCGTGTTCGAGGAGTTGTTCGAGTCGACGACGTAGACGTTGTCGTCGTCGTCGACGTCGATGGCGTGGGGGGTGCCGCCGCTCGGGGTCTGCGAGCTCCAGGCCCGGACGAACGCCCCGTGCGCGGTGAACTCCTGGACCCGGCCGTTGCCGCTGTCCACCACCAGCACGTTCCCGGTGCTCGCGATGGTGACGTCGGTGGGGCAGTCGAACTGCCCGTCACCCGTCCCCGGCGTGCCCCACGCCCGGACGAAGGCCGTGCTCCCGTCGAACTGCTGGACGCGGTCGTTGCCGCAGTCGGCCACGTAGACGCGCCCGGCGCGCGCTGCGATCCCGTCCGGGTCGGCGAAGCGACCCGGGCCCGCGCCGGCCGAGCCCCACCGCTGCACCTTGCGCAGCCGCACCTCCACCCAGGCCGTGTTCGAGGGCTCCGGGGCGATCTGGTCGGCGTCGACCGTGACGCGGGCGTGGAATTCGCCGGCGTCGGCTTCCTCAGGCACGTAGGTGCAGGTGAGGCTGCGGGATGCGCCAGGCGCCAGGTCCGCAGTCGCCCCGCCGCAGCCCGACAGGATCCCCGCGTCGACCGTCAACCCCGTGAGGGCGACCGCGCCGAGGTTGTCGATGCGCAGCGTGAACGACGCGGTGCGCCCGGGATCGACCTGCGTCGTCGCCGGCGTGAGCTGGGCGCCCACCAGCGCGCCGGGAGCGAACGCGTAGGTCCGGATCGCTCCCGTCAGGGCCCCTCCGTTGCTGATGGTCGGCGTGGTGTGGACGAGCACGGTGCCGTCCGGCGCCGTCTGGGCCGCCAGGTTCGGGGTCTCGACGCTCCACCGGGCCAGGTAGCGGCCGTCGGCGGTGTACACCTGCACCAGGTCGCGGGTGGTGTCGGACACGTAGACCCGGCCGGCGCCGTCGATGGCCAGGTCGGTCGGAAGTCGGAGCTGGCCGTTGTGGTCACCCTGGCCGCCGAAGCTCGACAGGAACGTGCCGTCGGCGGCGAAGCGTTGGACCCGGTCGTTGCCGAGGTCGAGCACGTAGAGCGTGCCGTCGGGTCCGACCGCCAGCTTGGTCGGGTGCTCGAACTGGCCGTCGCCGGTGCCGGGGGAGCCCACGAGCGTGACGAGGTCGTCGCCGACGAGGTGCGCCACCCGGTCGTTCGCCGCGTCGGCCGTGTAGACGTGCCCGTCGGGGCCGACCGCGACGTCCGAGGGCGAGCACACCTGCCGGCTGCCGAGAAAGCGCTGCTCGAGCCAGTAGCTGATGAGCTGCCCATCGGCGGTGAAGTGGCTCAGGCGGTTGATGCCGCACTCGGTGGTGTACACGCTGCCGTCGGGAGCGGGAGCGACGCTCTCGGGGCGGTCGAGCTGACCGGGGGCCGAACCGGTGGCGTCCCACGCGTCCGCCAGGTCCCCATCGCTGTCGAAGCGCTGGACCAGGCTGGTCGCCGGCGCGGGTCGACTGCCGGTGACGTACAGGTGGCCGTCGCCGTCCGCGGTCAGACCCGTGGGGCCGGTCAGCGGCGCATCGTCGGCGCCGGTCGCGCTCGGCCACCACGTCCGGGCGGTGACCGGCGCGCCGAACGCGCTGACGTCCACGCGGGCGGGGTCACTCGTCGCCGGAGCCGCCTCGACGGAGGTGACGGTGACGGCGTTGGGGAACCAGCCGGAGTCCGCCGCGGTGACCTCGTAGGTGCAGTCGAACCGGTACCGGTCCCCGACGGGGATGTCGGGGACGGACCGTGAGCACGACGAGCCGGCCGTGTCCTCGGTGGCCACGCCCGTGAGGGGGACGCCGCCCAGGTTGTCGATGGTGACGTGGTAGTGGACGGTGGCGCCGGCCATCACGTCGGTCTCGTCGACGGTGATGGTGGCGCTCATCAGGCCGCCGGTCGGGTACTCGTACCGGACGATCCGGTCGTCCTCCGACCCGTTGTTCCGGTCGGTGGCGTGGTACACCCAGCGGTCGCTCAGGGCGATGCCGGAGTCGCAGCCGGCGAAGCCCCCGTCGTCGGCCCCCCAGGAGGCGAGGGCGGTGCCGGCGAGGTCGAACACCTGCACGCGGTCGGCCGCGCCGCAGTCCGAGGCGTAGATGCGGCCCGCGGCGTTGGCGACCAGGTCCCTGATGGTCCCGAACTGGCCGTCGCCCGTGCCGGCGGCACCCCACTTGCCGAGGAAGGCCCCCGTCGGGGAGAAGCGCTGGATCCGTGGTGCCGCGGCGCCGCCGCTCGTCGAGTTGTTGTCGCCGACGTACACGTTGCCATCGGGGCCGACGGCGATCCCGGCCACGCCCTTGAACTGGCCGTCGGCGGTTCCCCGCGTGCCGAAGGACCGCACGAAGGCCCCGTCGGTGGTGAACACCGAGACCCGGTCGTTGCCGGCGTCGCCGACGTACAGCAGCCCGGACCCGTCGAGCGCGAGGTAGGTCGGCTCGTCGAGTTGGCCGGCTCCGGTGCCCTGGGCGCCGAACGCCGAGATCTGCGTGCCGTCGTCGTCGTACCGCTGGATGCGCCCGTGGGCGGCGTCGGCCACGAAGACGTCCCCCGATGCGCTCACCGCGATGCCCCGGGGATCGCCGAGGACGCCGCCGGGGTTGTCGGCCCGTCGCCAGGTGCGGAGGAACTGCCCGTTCGGATCGAAGACCTCGACCCGGTTCGCCCCGGTCTCGGTGACGTAGGCGTTGCCCGCCGCGTCGGTCGCCACGTCGAAGGGCTGCACGACACGACCCTCCGCCTCGAAGTACCCGCGGAGGCCGAGGAAGGTGCCCGACGACGAGAACCGTTGGATGCGGCGGTTGCTCGTGTCGGCGACCACGACATCCCCGCTCACGGGGTCGAGCGCGAGGTCGAGGTTCTCGATGCTGAGGTTGTCGGGGTCGGTGAGGGCGCCCGGCTCGGATCCCGCCTGGCCGAACGTGTCGAGGAGGTTGCCGGCGGTGTCGAAGCGCTGGACGCGGCCGAGGCTGGCGTCGGCGACGCGCACGCTGCCGTCACCGGCGACGGCGAGGTCGCGGGCGTACTGGAACTGGCCGGCGCCGCTCCCCGAGGACCCCCACCCCCGGACGAACGTGCCGGTGGGGGTGAACTCCTGCACGTCGTCACGGATCGGGTCGGCCAGGTACACGTTCCCGTTGGCCGCGACCGCGATCGCCGACGGGTCGGTCAGCGCGCCGGCGCCCGAGCTCGCTCCGGTCCACGACCGGACCTGGCGGCCGGTGGCGCCGGAGTACACCCGGACCCTCGGGGTCTCGGTCTGCCAGGTGAGCAGGTTCTCGAGCACGTAGATGTCCCCGGTCGGGGCAACGGCGAGGTCGAGCCCGTACTGGAACAGGCAGCCGCCGGCGATGGCGTTGAGCGAACGGACCAGGGTGCCGTCCGCGGTCTGCTCCCTCACCTCGCACTGCGCGATCGACCACACGTTCCCGGTGGTGGGGGAGACGGTGATCCGGGTGGACGACGTGTCGGCCCAGCTCCGCAGCAGGGTCCCGTCGGTCCCGAAGACGAGGAGCCGGTCCCGGGTCGGGTCGAGGACGAAGAGCTCCCGGGTCGGGGCGATGGCGACGCTGACGGGGTCGCGGAAGTCGGCCTCCGAGGCCGCGACCGTCCCCCATTCGTCCAGGAACTGCGGCGGCTGGTCGGCGGCCGCCGGTGCCGGTGTCAGCACCAGCAGGGAGCCGGCCGAGAGCACGGCCGCGACGACGCCCGCCGCCCGCCGCCACGCCCCTCGTCCGGCCCGTGCCCGCACGCTCGCCTCCTGGGGAGAGGCTACGGCAGTGGTTCGCCCGGAGGGAAGGGCGAGAGCAGCTTCGGGGGCGCGGTCAGCGGATCACGACGAGCTCGTGGGCGGCTCGGCTGGCGGCGAGGTAGACCTCGGCGGGGGAGAGTCCGGCGGTGTCGACCACGACGGCGTCGTACTCCACGCCCTTGTGCTCCCACACCTCGTGTTCCCGGATCACGGCCACGTTGTGCCAGCGCCCGGCGAGCTCGTCGGCGAGCGCCTCGGGGTCGGCGCCGGCGGCCCGGTCGAGCTCGCGGACCGGGGTGTCGGTGGGGCGGATGCCGACGAGGTGCACGGCGTCGATCTCCTCCCGGTCGGCGTGGGCGTTCAGCCAGTCGGCGATCTCGGCCGACATCCGGTAGGCGGTGTCCATGGTGACGAGCGAGGTGTCGAGCTCCGCCGCGGCAGCCGCCAGGCCGATCCCGGCCGGAGTCGAGCGTTGCGCGTCGTCGCCCACGAGGGTGAGGCCATCGCCGCGGCGCAGGACCGCCCGCAACTGGAAGAAGGTGAGGTCCTGCGCCTCGTCGACGATGACGTGGCCGTACCGCAGCGGGGTCCCCTCGAAACGGGCGCGCACCTCGTCGTAGAGCGCCCCGTCCTCCCGGCCGTCGGCGAACCAGGCGTCGACCAGGTCGGCCGGCGCGCCGAGCTCGGTGAGGGTGGCTCGGCTGCGCAGTCTGGCCCAGGCCGCCTTGGCCGTCACCGCCGGCCACACCTCGCCGGCGGCGGCGCTGACCTCGGCCCGTGTGACGGTCTTGCGGCGCTGCTGGAGCCGGTTGGTGAGGTTGTCGACGAACACCTTGCGCTTGTCCCGCCACGGGATCGGACGGTCGCGCAGGCGGGCGACCAGCGCCTCGACGTCGGCCGCGGGCACGCCCAGGTGGCCGACGCGCACCTCCTGTGGCAGCAGGAGGTGCGCTTCGAGCTCGTCGAGCACCGCCACCCATCTCGGGTCGCTGCCCGCAGGCGTGCAGGGCCCGAGCAGGCGGTCGAAGGTGGTCTGGGTGACGCGGGCCTCGCCCAGGGTGGGGAGGACCGTGGCCACGAAGCGCAGGAACTTGTCACTCGGGCCGACGACGAGGATGCGGTCGGCGGCGATGCGGTTGTCGTTGTAGACGAGCCACGCCGCCCGGTGCAGGCCCACCACGGTCTTGCCGGTGCCTGGCCCGCCCCGGAGCACCAACCGCTCGCGGGGGTCGAGGCGCACGAGCGCGTCCTGCTCGGACTGCAGGGTGGCCACGGCGGCGCGCATGGTCGTGCCCCGCTCCCGGGAGAGCTCGGTCAGCAGCGGGGACGAGCCCTCGACGAGGCCGGTGGTGAACTCCTCGACGAAGAGGTCCTCGATGCACCCGACGTAGCTCACGCGACGATCGAGGCCCTGCGGCTCGTCGAAGGTCGCCTGGTAGAAGCGGGTGGCGAAGGGCGCCCGCCAGTCCATGACGAGTTGGTCGCCGCCCTCGTCGATGCCGTAGAGGCCCACCCGCCAGGGCCGGTCGTCGTCGATGCGCCCGAACACGACGAGGTCCTGTTGGAGCTTCTCGACGGCACCGCGCACGACCGCGGCGACGTACTCGTCGCTCAACGCGTCGGCGCCGCTGTCTTCGGCCCGGATGGCCTCGAAGGTGGCGAGCTTGGCCTGCACCGCACGCCGGGCGCGCCGGAGCGCGTCACGCTCCACATCCAGGCTGACGGGCGCGCCGGCGGGCGACATGCGGCGGTCTCCTGGCCGCCGAAGCGGCCGGTCGGCGAAAGGGCGGGAGAACCTACCCGCGTGTCCTCGACCGTTGCCGGGAGTTTTCGGTCCCGGCCGCGGCGCCGCGCCGTTCAGCGGAAGTCGGGCGCCACCTCTTCGATGACGCGATCGAGCGCCTCCGCTCGTGCCGAGCCGCTGCCGAGGGTGAAGTCGGGGACGATCACCTCGTCGACGCCGGCGTCGCGCCAGGCGGCCACGCTCTCGGCGATGCGCTCGGGGGTGCCGGCGACGCAGGGCCGACCCGACACCATCTGGATGTACGACTCCGCGTCGTCGTTGCTGTCGAGGACGAAGAACAGGGCCTGGGTGGAGGTGGCGATGTCGCCGGGATCGCGCCCGTTGGCCTCGCAGGCCTGGTCGAGCTCCGCCCGCTTGGCCGCGAGCTCCGGGGGCAGCGACCACATGTTCCATTCGTCCGCGTGGCGGGCGACCACGCCGAGCATGCGGGGCCCCTTTCCGCCGACGAGGATCGGCAGCCGGGGTTGCACGGGCTTGGGGTACGCGATCGCCTCGCGGACCGTGTAGTGCTCGCCCTCCACGGTCGTGGTCTCCTCGTCGAGCAGGCCTCGGAGGATGCGCAACGCCTCCTCGAAGCGCTCGATGCGCTCGCCCGGGCGACCGAGGGGGATGCCGTACTGCTCGTGCTCGTTCTCCTGCCAGCCGGCGCCGACGCCCAGCAGGAGGCGGCCGGCGCTGATGTGGTCGGTCGTGGCCGCCCACTTCGCCAGCACGGCCGGGTGGCGGTAGGTGATCCCGAACACGAGGGCGGACAGGCGCACCCGCTCGGTGATCGCGGCGAGCGCGCTCAGGGCGGCGGTGGCCTCGAAGGTGGGCAGGTCCGGGGGGTAGGGGCCGCCCGCGTCGGCCATGAAGTGGTCGGCGACGTAGACGCCGTCCCAGCCCGTGGCCTCGGCGTGGCGCACCACGTCCGCGGCATCGGCCCACGGCTGGCTGAGGTTCGTCCAGAGCGAGAAGCGCATGGCGCGATGCTCGCAGCTGGCGGCCGTCGACGCGCAGGATCCCGACGCCTCCGCTTTTGGGCACTCGCCCGTGTTCTCCACGACACGGGGGAGTACCCGGAACGAGCGGCGGTGGCGGCGGGCTCAGGGTTCGGCGATGAGGCGGGCGGTGCGGTGGAGCTGGTGGTCGAAGTAGGCGGGGTGGTCGGCCACGATGCCGTGGAGGTGGCCGAACAGCTCGTAGCTGATGGCGCCGAGCACCGCGGACCAGGCCAGGAGCGTGCGGGCGAGGACCTCGTCGGGGATGGCGAGGCCGACGCCGTCGCGCAGCGCCGCCATCTCGCCGTGGACCGAGCGCGGCATCGGGCCCGGCGGCGTCGGATCGATCTCGCCGGCCGCCACGCCGTCGGCGACCAACCGGAGCGCCACCAGGCTGACCCGGGCGGCCGGGTCCACGGTGTCGGCGGGCGCCTCGTAGCCCGGGACGGGGCTGCCGTAGACCAGCGCGTAGTCGTGCGGCTGATCGACCGCCCACCCCCGGACCGCAGTGCCGAGCGCGACCCAGCGGCGGGTGAAGCCGCCGGCGGCGGGTAGGTCGGCCTCGACCTGCTCGGCCACGACACCGACGGCGTCGAAGGCATCGACGATGAGGGCCGTGAGCAGGGCGTCGCGGCTGGGGAAGTAGCGGTAGAGCGCCGACGACACCATCCCGAGGTCGCGTGACACTGCCCGCAGCGAGAGCGCGGAGGCGCCGACCTCGGCGAGCTGGCGCCGCGCCGACTCCTTGATCTCCCGGGTGAGCTCGGCCCGTGCCCGGGCCCGTGCCGTCGTCATGGAGAGCACCGTACCAAAACGAGAGCAGTGCTCTTGACTTTTCGGCGGGACCACGCGAACCTGCCGATACCGCAAAGAGAGAGCAGTGCTCTCGATTCCGAGGAGGACCCATGGACACCACCACGACCACCACCACCACCACGACCACCAGCGCCACCGACCGCTACCTCGCCCCCGACCGTTTCACCCTCCGGGTCATGAACCCGACGGTGGCCTGGCTCGCCCGTCACGGCATCAGCCTCCTGGGCTCTCGCGAGCTGCGCATCGTCGGGCGCAGGAGCGGGCTGGTGCGCACGAACGTCGTCAACGTGCTCGAGCTCGACGGCCGCCGCTACCTGGTGGCGCCTCGCGGCACCACCGAGTGGGTGCGCAACCTGCGGGCTGCCGGCGAGGGCGAGCTGCGCATCGGTCGCCGGGTCGAGGCCTTCGCCGCCCTCGAGGTCGACGACGCCGACAAGCTGCCCGTGCTTCGGGCCTACCTCCGCAAGTGGGCCTGGGAGGTCGGGCAGTTCTTCGACGGTGTCGACAAGGACAGCGCCGACGAGGACCTCGCCGCCATCGCCTCCGGGTTCCCGGTCTTCGAGCTGCGATGACCTCCGGCCCTGGCGCCGGGGTCGACCGGTTCGGATGATCGAATCGTGACCACACACCTCGACCCTGCGTCCCGGCCGGTCGCCGTCGTGGCCCGCCACCGCCTGCTCGCCGCCTTCGCCGGCCTCAACGCCCTGTCGGCCTGGTTCGGGGTGGTGGGGCTGGTCGGCGGCGGACTGTCCTTCGGCGACGAGCTGAACCAGCGCCTCCCCTTCGACAGCCTCGTGCTGGCGGGCCTCGCGCTCGCGGCCATCGTGGCCATCCCCTCGACGGCGCTCGCCGTGCTCGCGTGGCGAGGCGATGCACGAACGCCACTGGCCACGTCGGCGCTCGGCGCCCTCTTGATCGGCTGGATCGTCGTCCAGCTGCTCTTCCTCCAGTCGTTCTCGTTCTTCCAACCGCTCTACGCGGCCATCGGGGTGGCGTTCCTGGTCGCCGGACGCCGGATGGCCCACCGTCGGCGCTGAGCCGACACCGTCCCGACCGGCGGCGGCGGGGCGCGTCGGGGTGGATGTCAAGATCGCGTCAGAAACCCCAGAAAAGGCACCAGGGAAACATGCCGGAAACACGGCACCCGTAGGGTCGGCCGGTCGCTGCTCGCGACCCACCTCCCCTTTTGAACAGGAGCACCTTGATGAGCGACGCCGCTGCCCGCCGACGAGCGATCGATTCGGTCATTCAGTACAAGGCCCCCCCGACGGCACTCGACATCGGTGCCCCGGGCGAGATCTTCGGCAAGAACGTCTTCTCCGCCGCGGTGATGAAGGCCCGCCTTCCCAAGGCGGTCTACAAGTCGGTCATGGCGACGATCGAGCACGCCGAGCGCCTCGACCCGGCGGTCGCCGACGTCGTGGCCACCGCCATGAAGGACTGGGCCACCGAGAAGGGCGCCACCCACTACGCCCACGTCTTCTACCCGCTCACGGGGCTCACCGCCGAGAAGCACGACAGCTTCCTCGAGCCCGACGGCACGGGCGCCTCGATCGCCGAGTTCGCGGGCAAGACGCTCGTGCAGGGCGAGCCGGACGCCTCCAGCTTCCCCAACGGCGGCCTGCGTCAGACCTTCGAGGCCCGCGGCTACACCGGGTGGGACGTCACCAGCCCCGCCTACGTCATGGAGACGGCCAACGGTTCGACGCTGTGCATCCCCACGGTGTTCATCTCGTGGACGGGTGAGGCGCTCGACAAGAAGACCCCGATCCTGCGCTCGCAGCAGGCCCTCGCCAAGCAGGCCCAGCGGGTGCTGCGGCTCTTCGGCCACGAGGAGCCGGGCGCCGTGTCCAGCTTCGCCGGCGCCGAGCAGGAGTACTTCCTGATCGACCGTAGCTTCTACTTCAGCCGCCCCGACCTCGTGTCGGCCGGCCGGACGCTCTTCGGGGCGCCCTCGCCGAAGGGTCAGGAGTTCGACGACCACTACTTCGGGGCCATCCCCGAGCGGGTGCTCGGCTTCATGCTCGAGACCGAGGCCGAGCTGTGGAAGCTGGGCATCCCGGCCAAGACCCGCCACAACGAGGTCGCCCCCGGCCAGTTCGAGATCGCCCCGGTGTTCGAGAAGGCCAACCTGGCCACCGACCACCAGCAGCTCCTGATGGTCACGCTGCGTCGGGTGGCCGAGAAGTACGGCATGGAGTGCCTGCTGCACGAGAAGCCCTTCGCCGGCGTGAACGGGTCGGGCAAGCACGTCAACTTCTCGCTCGGCAGCACCACCGAGGGCAACCTGCTCGATCCGGGCCACACCCCCCACGAGAACGCCCAGTTCCTGGTGTTCTGCGCCGCGGTCATCCGGGCCGTGCACCGCTACGGCGGCCTGCTCCGCGCCGTGGTGGCGTCGTCCCGCAACGACCACCGACTCGGTGCGAACGAGGCCCCGCCGGCCATCATCTCGATCTTCCTGGGCGACCAGCTCATGGACGTGTTCGACCAGATCGCCAAGGGCGGTGCCACCCAGTCGAAGGAGAAGGGCACGCTCATCGTCGGCGTGGACACCATCCCGGACCTGCCCAGCGATCCGGGCGACCGCAACCGGACCAGCCCGTTCGCGTTCACGGGCAACCGCTTCGAGTTCCGGGCGCCGGGCTCGTCGCAGTCCATCGCCGGCCCGCTCATCGCGCTCAACACGTCCATCGCCGAGTCGCTCGACTTCATCGCCACCGAGCTCGAGTCGGCGGTCGAGTCGGGCACCGACTTCAACGCCGCGGTGCAGACGCTGCTGCAGGGCATCATCGCCGACCACGGCAACGTGATCTTCAACGGCGACGGCTACGGCGAGGAGTGGCAGGTCGAGGCCGAGGCCCGCGGTCTGCTGAACCTGCGCACCACGGTCGACGCGCTGCCGCAGTTCGACACGCCCGAGGTGAAGGAGCTCTTCGCCAAGTACGGCGTGCTCAACGAGCGGGAGCTGGCCAGCCGCTACGAGGTGTACCTCGAGCAGTACGTGCTGAGCCTGGCCGTCGAGGCCAAGCAGACCCTCGAGATGGCCAAGACGCTCGTCCTGCCCGCCGGTCTCCGGTACCAGGGTGAGCTCGCCGGTCAGGGCGCCAACCTCAAGGCCGTCGGCGTGGAATTCGACTCCAGCCTGCTCGACGAGGTGTCAGGGCTCGTGGCCGACCTCCAGAGCGGCATCGCCGGCCTCGAGTCTGGCATCGCCGGCGCCCACGGTGCCGAGGACACGTTGGCCGAGGCGCGGTACGCCTGCGAAACGCTGCTGCCCGCCATGGCGGCGGTGCGTGACGCCGCCGACGGCCTCGAGCACATCGTGGCCGACGACCTGTGGCCCCTGCCCACCTACCAGGAGATGCTCTTCGTCCTGTAGGGGCCAGCCGCACGGATTGCGCTCGCCGGCACCGGATCCTCCCCGCCTCGGCGGAGAGGGCCGGTGCCGGCTCGCGTGCGAGGCGCCGTCGCGCCCGTGTGCTCAGTTCGGGGCGTGGACCCCGTTGCCGGCGCCGTAGTCCACCGAGCGGCCGAACAGACGCCGCTTGAGCTCGGGGTAGGCCGAGTTGTCGGTGGGGCTGACGAGCTGGCAGACGTACCCGGGCGCCGGCGTGGTGCGGCCGTTCTCGCCGTACGGGTCGGTGTACCAGCGGGTGGGCCCGCTGGCATTGGTCACCTCGGTGTCCTGGAGGTAGAAGTCGCGCTGCGCGCCGTCGAACGGCGACCGGGGGTCCCGGTACTCGAAGGGACCGATGGCCGTCACCGACGTCCACGGCTGGCGGTTGGCCGTGCCGCTGTCCGCGGGGTCGGTCTCCCAGGCGGCGTCCACCGGTCGGCCCACCGCCTGGCCGGGCCACGGGTACCGGCTCGGGTTGCGCACGGCCCACCACGGGTCGAACCGGGCGAGTGGCGCGCCGCCCTCGGCGGTGAGGGTGACCTCCAGGGGCCAGTTCTCGTACAGCGCCCAGATGTCGCTTCCTGCCGTCGGCGGCACGAGCACGAACTGCTCGACGCAACCGCGGTCGGGGAGTTGGCGCGCCCCGGTGCCCGACGGGTAGGCCGCCGCGCCGCTCGTGGCGACCGTGGTGCCCGTCGCACAGGAGCGGTTGAACTCGTTGGCGGCGCCGAAGCGGGCCATCGTGACCGAGATCACCTCGGTGCCGTCGTTGCAGCGGGCGGCGTACAGCACCTCGTGCACGTTGTTGGCCGTGGCGTCCGCGGAGTGGCT from Acidimicrobiales bacterium includes:
- a CDS encoding carboxypeptidase regulatory-like domain-containing protein, which produces MRARAGRGAWRRAAGVVAAVLSAGSLLVLTPAPAAADQPPQFLDEWGTVAASEADFRDPVSVAIAPTRELFVLDPTRDRLLVFGTDGTLLRSWADTSSTRITVSPTTGNVWSIAQCEVREQTADGTLVRSLNAIAGGCLFQYGLDLAVAPTGDIYVLENLLTWQTETPRVRVYSGATGRQVRSWTGASSGAGALTDPSAIAVAANGNVYLADPIRDDVQEFTPTGTFVRGWGSSGSGAGQFQYARDLAVAGDGSVRVADASLGRVQRFDTAGNLLDTFGQAGSEPGALTDPDNLSIENLDLALDPVSGDVVVADTSNRRIQRFSSSGTFLGLRGYFEAEGRVVQPFDVATDAAGNAYVTETGANRVEVFDPNGQFLRTWRRADNPGGVLGDPRGIAVSASGDVFVADAAHGRIQRYDDDGTQISAFGAQGTGAGQLDEPTYLALDGSGLLYVGDAGNDRVSVFTTDGAFVRSFGTRGTADGQFKGVAGIAVGPDGNVYVGDNNSTSGGAAAPRIQRFSPTGAFLGKWGAAGTGDGQFGTIRDLVANAAGRIYASDCGAADRVQVFDLAGTALASWGADDGGFAGCDSGIALSDRWVYHATDRNNGSEDDRIVRYEYPTGGLMSATITVDETDVMAGATVHYHVTIDNLGGVPLTGVATEDTAGSSCSRSVPDIPVGDRYRFDCTYEVTAADSGWFPNAVTVTSVEAAPATSDPARVDVSAFGAPVTARTWWPSATGADDAPLTGPTGLTADGDGHLYVTGSRPAPATSLVQRFDSDGDLADAWDATGSAPGQLDRPESVAPAPDGSVYTTECGINRLSHFTADGQLISYWLEQRFLGSRQVCSPSDVAVGPDGHVYTADAANDRVAHLVGDDLVTLVGSPGTGDGQFEHPTKLAVGPDGTLYVLDLGNDRVQRFAADGTFLSSFGGQGDHNGQLRLPTDLAIDGAGRVYVSDTTRDLVQVYTADGRYLARWSVETPNLAAQTAPDGTVLVHTTPTISNGGALTGAIRTYAFAPGALVGAQLTPATTQVDPGRTASFTLRIDNLGAVALTGLTVDAGILSGCGGATADLAPGASRSLTCTYVPEEADAGEFHARVTVDADQIAPEPSNTAWVEVRLRKVQRWGSAGAGPGRFADPDGIAARAGRVYVADCGNDRVQQFDGSTAFVRAWGTPGTGDGQFDCPTDVTIASTGNVLVVDSGNGRVQEFTAHGAFVRAWSSQTPSGGTPHAIDVDDDDNVYVVDSNNSSNTGGRNTVRRFTPTGTLVTTFPNAGNRYRPSGIWITSAGVLHLVGAGQTMDTYDLSGTFLGSLTLGPTSAYSAHEVALDLQGNLWMTVPSLNEVRKLTATGTVLGRWTIPGPTGITIAAGEVYVTTTTDRVVKLGVRDPGTGITGRVTEDGSGDPIPGAAVLALRRDDYTLLAAANADANGDYRLELAPGDYAIEFADPTGAHGYEWYEDRPTPEGITTVTVTSGSLTTVSGALAPARGSVAGTVTELAGGAPVDGITVLAVRTGAAAASSGAVGGRAVTDPAGRYRLTGLDPGDYFVAMVDLENRFATPAVVPVTVTDGGTATADAALDPRPSPAGAVTGTVLATTTSSGNATSAPLPGALVVGLDPADLHLVAAAATSNTGAYELQVPSGDVLVAFVDPLGRHAFEWYDDQTEPASFDDVARVRAGDTANATLARTTGDLTGTVSGTDTNGVAVLAVRPTGIAGATLTNSSGVYTISHLPPTTYLLVYIDPTGNYRANFYRNQSLTTLASRVTVSAGVRTNLSSQSMEAW
- a CDS encoding AAA family ATPase encodes the protein MSPAGAPVSLDVERDALRRARRAVQAKLATFEAIRAEDSGADALSDEYVAAVVRGAVEKLQQDLVVFGRIDDDRPWRVGLYGIDEGGDQLVMDWRAPFATRFYQATFDEPQGLDRRVSYVGCIEDLFVEEFTTGLVEGSSPLLTELSRERGTTMRAAVATLQSEQDALVRLDPRERLVLRGGPGTGKTVVGLHRAAWLVYNDNRIAADRILVVGPSDKFLRFVATVLPTLGEARVTQTTFDRLLGPCTPAGSDPRWVAVLDELEAHLLLPQEVRVGHLGVPAADVEALVARLRDRPIPWRDKRKVFVDNLTNRLQQRRKTVTRAEVSAAAGEVWPAVTAKAAWARLRSRATLTELGAPADLVDAWFADGREDGALYDEVRARFEGTPLRYGHVIVDEAQDLTFFQLRAVLRRGDGLTLVGDDAQRSTPAGIGLAAAAAELDTSLVTMDTAYRMSAEIADWLNAHADREEIDAVHLVGIRPTDTPVRELDRAAGADPEALADELAGRWHNVAVIREHEVWEHKGVEYDAVVVDTAGLSPAEVYLAASRAAHELVVIR
- a CDS encoding TetR/AcrR family transcriptional regulator, producing the protein MTTARARARAELTREIKESARRQLAEVGASALSLRAVSRDLGMVSSALYRYFPSRDALLTALIVDAFDAVGVVAEQVEADLPAAGGFTRRWVALGTAVRGWAVDQPHDYALVYGSPVPGYEAPADTVDPAARVSLVALRLVADGVAAGEIDPTPPGPMPRSVHGEMAALRDGVGLAIPDEVLARTLLAWSAVLGAISYELFGHLHGIVADHPAYFDHQLHRTARLIAEP
- a CDS encoding nitroreductase family deazaflavin-dependent oxidoreductase; the protein is MDTTTTTTTTTTTSATDRYLAPDRFTLRVMNPTVAWLARHGISLLGSRELRIVGRRSGLVRTNVVNVLELDGRRYLVAPRGTTEWVRNLRAAGEGELRIGRRVEAFAALEVDDADKLPVLRAYLRKWAWEVGQFFDGVDKDSADEDLAAIASGFPVFELR
- a CDS encoding LLM class flavin-dependent oxidoreductase — protein: MRFSLWTNLSQPWADAADVVRHAEATGWDGVYVADHFMADAGGPYPPDLPTFEATAALSALAAITERVRLSALVFGITYRHPAVLAKWAATTDHISAGRLLLGVGAGWQENEHEQYGIPLGRPGERIERFEEALRILRGLLDEETTTVEGEHYTVREAIAYPKPVQPRLPILVGGKGPRMLGVVARHADEWNMWSLPPELAAKRAELDQACEANGRDPGDIATSTQALFFVLDSNDDAESYIQMVSGRPCVAGTPERIAESVAAWRDAGVDEVIVPDFTLGSGSARAEALDRVIEEVAPDFR